The segment GTGTCTTTCCTCTTCAGCGATCACCGACTCAAAAAGCTGTTTCGTCACAGAATCCCCATGCTGTGCACATTCGTTTGCAAATTTGTTATAGAGAATAATTGCATCCTCTTCCAGTTTTGTGGCCATTTTCAACATCTCTTCAGGATCTGTAATCTTTTGTACATCCTGAGATGCCTTCATCTCCACTTCACCCTTTAAGAAAAGTATCCTTTCGGCGAAACGCTCCACATGGATCATCTCCTGTATTGCATTTTGTCTGAATATGGTGGATAAGAT is part of the Calditerrivibrio nitroreducens DSM 19672 genome and harbors:
- a CDS encoding ferritin-like domain-containing protein — its product is MHKKSIELLNKAIAEEMTALQQYIYFHFHCDDQDLDILSTIFRQNAIQEMIHVERFAERILFLKGEVEMKASQDVQKITDPEEMLKMATKLEEDAIILYNKFANECAQHGDSVTKQLFESVIAEEERHYDDFDKESENIQTYGKEYLALQSMERAKKRGIPRPTTPVE